From Geotalea uraniireducens Rf4:
GAAACGTTCCCGTTTGCACCAGGTACTCCCTGTTGCTGCTGGCAAAAGCACCTGACGCGAGCGCGACATTTCCCTTTTGCAGGGCGCCCATGATCTGCAGCGGTGACAGGCTGTAGGCCGCCATCTTGCCCGCATCGAGCCGAACCTTTACCTGTCGGGTGAGACCACCCTTTATCTCGCTTTCTGCCACATCGTCGCTTTTCTTCAGCTCGTCACACAGTTCGCTAGCCACACGTCGCAAGGCGTAATGGTCGTAATGTTCCGACCAGAGGGTCAGGGTAAGAATCGGCACATCATCTATCGACTTGGGGACCACGAGCGGCTCGCCGCTCCCGGGAGGAAGAATGCCGCGGTTGCTCATCACCTTGTTGTAGAGCTTGACCAGCGATTCTTCCATGTTCTGACCGACCAGGAAGCGCACGGTAACAATCCCCATGCCAGGTCGGCTGGCGGAATATATGTACTCAACCCCCTTGATCTCCCACATCTTTTTCTCAAAGGGTTTGACGATCCGCTCCTCCACTTCCTTCGGGGTTGAACCCGGCAGCGGCAGATAGATGTCGATCATCGGCACGACTATTTGCGGTTCTTCCTCACGCGGCGTCACCAAAACTGCATAAACGCCGAGCAGGAGCGAGGCCGCGACAATCAATGGGGTAAGCTTCGAGTTGATGAAGGCTCGGGCGATCCCACCGGCAAAACCCAACTTATTCATGTCAATCTCCGTGGAATTTCAACTCTTGATTCAACAAACAATAAATCATAAAGGAGCGGTTATCGTGCTCAACGGGCAAGCAGCGCATCTGCCGATGCTATTCGGCCTTTGCGCCATCGACAGCCTTCTCCACTCCGGCGGTTACGACCAGTTCACCTGCTGACAGACCGGAGAGGATTTCCACCTTGTCAGCAACGCCTTTGCCGGTTTTTACCAAACGCATTCCCACTCTGTGCTCCTTGTCCACCACCCAGACAAGCGTAAGCGCACCCCTTTCGACGACGGCGCTTTTAGGTATCAGCACCCCTTTCCTTTTGCCGGTAGCGAACAGTGCCCGGCCGTAAACACCGGAACGTAAACCTTTCGCAGCAAGGTCAATCTTTGCGATAAAGGTCCTGCTCATCGGGTCAACGGTCGGAACCACCTCGACCACTCTCCCGCTTGTTTCTGCATCGCTCCCCTCTATTGCAACACGGACCGCATCGCCTATTTTCACCCTTCCCAGCATTGTTTCAGGCACGGCGACATCCAGCCTGTAATTGCCCTCTTCTTCTACGGTTATCAGCGGCATGCCGGGCAGTACGGTCATGCCGACGTCTACGGCCTTTGCAGTGACTATGCCGGCTATCGGCGCCGCGATCTTGGCATATCCGGCCACGGCATCTGCCGCTTTGGCATTTCCACGTGCCTGTGCCAGCCGCGCCTCTGCGCGGGCCAGCCCTTGTGCGGCCAGCTCCTTCTCCGTTTGCCTGCCGTCGAATTCCTGCCTGGTCACTGCCTGCTCGTCATAGAGCTTATGGAATCTGTCAAATGTTGTATCTGCAAGTTTTTTGCGCGCGAGAGCCTCATCAATACCACGCCTTGCTTCTTCCACAGCAGCGGATGCCGCTTCTGCCGCGGCCGAGCTTTCATTGGCTTCAAGTGTTATCAGATGCTTCCCTCTGGCAACCCGGTCCCCTTCCTTTGCCGAAATGGTTCTAACGATGCCGGAGATGCGGGCGGCAATAAGTGCGGTATTTTTCGACTTGACAGTACCCACCGCTTCAAGGAGTTCGGGTATATCGCTCTCTGTGACTTTCTCCGTGGAAAGTCCCTTTACATGGGGCACGTCCTGTGGGATTGCCCCCTCCTTCATCTTTTCACTGCATCCGGGAAGGACGGAGAGTGTTGCGATAAACATCAGGCAGGCTACGACCGCCCCAATCCTTTTCATTTCATGACCTCCTGCAAAAATGTCCCTGCGGCCAGATATATATCTGCAGCAGAGAGTGCGAGCTGGTTTTCCGTATCGATTACATTTGCCCTCGCCCTGTTCAGGGCTGTCTGCGCATCCAGCAGCTCGGACATTGTTGCCAGAGAGTTCTGAAAACGCTTCTCCAACAGGCGTACGCTTTCATCAGCATCCACAGACGAGTTACGGGCTACTTCCAATTTTTTCAGAGCCTCCTGATAGCGGAGAAAGCTTTCCATGACCTGCAAATCAACTTCCTGCCTATAATCATCTACATACTCTGCTGCAGCCTTTTCCAGCGCCACGTTTTTCTTTACTTCATTGCGTCTCCTCATCCCGTCAAACAATTCCCAACGAAGTGTTGCACCGACAAACCAGGAATCATTATCATTACCAAACGGGACGTCCCGATCATTGAGCTGATATGAAGCGTCTGCATAAATCGTCGGCAGATATGCGCTACGCGCCATTTTCACCCCCAATGCCGCTTTGTCCACATCCTTTTCCATCGTCTTCATGTCTATGCGATTTTGCAGTGCAAGTTTTTTGAGATCGTCAATACCCATTACCGGATGCATTACGTCAATGCCATCGCTTATATCGAGCAGCTCCCCGGCATTGCCGGCTGTGGCCCTTGTAAGCTTCATTTTAGCCAGAAGAAGGTTGTTATTTGCGGTTATATTCTGTTGTTCGACCTCAGAAACAAAGGTCCGGGCTCTCAATTCGTCAGATTTCAACCCCGCACCAGCTTCGCTTCTGACAACGGCTAGCCTCTGATGCTCCCTCGCATCGATCAATGCTTGTTCTGTTGCTTTCAGGTAAGCCCTGGCCCGACGTATTTCAAGATATGCTGAATATACTTTTGCGGCAACCTCCTGGCGACGGCCTTCCAACAAAAGGTCACGCTTTTTTTCCTCGTTTTTCACCATTTCAACACCCTGGCCAATGGAAAGATCAAACAGAGGTTGTTCGAGTATGAGCTTTGTGCTGAAATCGTTAGATGCCTTGGGATGATTGAGGTTTGAGATCTCAAAATCGCTTGCACCAAACCGTCCCTGATCAAGTTTCATCATGAATACCCTGGTCGGAGCGTTTGATGCAACCACACCTTCCTCCATGAGGATGCGCGGCAGATAGCGGCTCTTCTTAATCGATTCCTCGCTTGTGGCAGCCGTTCTTTCAAATCCGGCAGCTTTTATCAGATGATGTCTCTCCAGGGCTAGGCTTATTGCCTCCCGCAGAGTAACATTAGCGTTTCCGGCATAGGCGGAAACCGGTAATGCAAGAATCACAGCCATGCTAATTATTATTTTTCTCACTGATTCACTCCATTGATCGCTTTCAAACACAGCCATTTCTTATATATGGATTTTTATATATATTCTTCATCATATTGTCAAGCTAATTATAGCTCACTTGGCCACTAATTCATTTTCTTTAATATTGAATATTAATTGCAATAAAACGATGCACAATCATCATAATCTGACGACTTGCATCATCAGGTAATAGTCAAATATGCAGGTCCTTCATCATCCTGTTCACGGAACGATATACATTTGTCTGTAATTGGAGTGCTGGACAATAAAAAAAAGTCCCCCTGAATTCACAGGGGGACTTTTATATTCAATGTATGAAAATATAACTTAGAACAAGACGGCCTTCTGGGCAAGCTGCAGGAGATACCCGGGAATCACTCCGGGAATCATAACGCCGGCCACAGAAATGAACAGGCAAAGTGCAATGGCGGGTGTTACCTTTACCCAATCAAACTCTTCGACAGGATCTTTCATGTACATGAAAACCATAACGCGCAAATAATAATAAACAGATGCCGCGCTGTTTAAAACGCCTATGATAGCCAGTCCGATATAACCGGATTTAATAGCCGCAGAGAAGAGGTAGAACTTTCCGACAAAACCGACCATTGGCGGAATACCCGCAAGTGAAAAGAGAAAAATAGCCATAATCAGTGCAAGCACAGGACGCCTGAAACCTAAACCTGCATAATCGGAGACATTGTTGTTCGCCTCGCCCTTTTTGCCAATCAGTATGATGATGGCAAAAGCACCGATATTCATAAAGGCGTAGGAGAGCATGTAGAACAGGATACCTGCTGCACCCTCGGCATTCCCGGCCGTAAAACCAACCAGTGCATAGCCGGCATGTGCGATCGAAGAATACGCAAGCATGCGTTTGATGTTGTCCTGGCTTAAAGCGATGATGTTACCAACCGTCATGGTCAATACGGCAAGTATCCAAAGCAGATCAGTCCAATCCGCCTTAAGGGTTGGGAAAGCAAACACGAGTACCCTGATGAAGGCGGCAAATCCGGCAGCCTTCGGACCGGCAGACATGAAAGCCGTCATCGGTGTCGGCGCACCTTCGTACACATCAGGCGTCCACATATGGAAGGGAGCGGCGGCAATTTTGAACGAAAAGCCAATCGCTATAAGTAGCATACCGACAAGGAACATCGGGTTGGCTGTAACCGATCCGTTTTGAGCAACATATGCTGCAATGTTGGCTATCTTGGTCGTGCCCGTCGAACCATACGTAAGCGCCATACCATAGAGGAGAAACCCGGTGGAAAAGGCTCCAAGCAGGAAGTACTTGAGGCCGGCTTCATTCGACTTAATATTATTCCTATTGAAACCAGCAAGCACGTAAAGGGAAACAGACAGCACCTCGAGTCCGAGGAAGATGGTCATCAAATCGGTGCCGGATGCCATCAGCATCATGCCGGCAGTGGCGAGCAGTATCAATGGATATAGTTCACCGTGATTACACTCTTCACGCTCCATGTACTGGTCACTTATCAGGATTGTCAGGGCCGCTGACAGCAAAAATATCGCTTTAAAGAAAAGTGCGAAATTATCTTGGATCACCGAACCATTGAAACCTTCCCTGATTGCCTGCGGAGCATCCCAACCGTTAAAGACACTTACAGCAGAAACGATAATGCCTATCAAGCTTAAATATCCCAGGTAGGCCTTCTGTTTGCCAGGGACAAAGACATTGACCAGCAGGAGCACCATGGCGAAGACTGAAAGGATTGTCTCAGGCATCACCGCGGTAAAGTTTATGGCTGGCATAGCGATTGTTTCCATCTAATTTCCTCCGGTAGCTATTCTAAACGGTTCTATTTCACTTCAGCTGCGGTAGCTGCCTGGGGTGCAGCCTGTGGCATAATCTGCATCTGCTGCACTACTGGCGCAGGCTGATTGGCGGCAACCTGCTTCGTCTTGACATGTTGGATCAAGTTGTCGATGGACGGTGTCATCTTGTCGAGAAACGGCTTGGGATAAACACCCATGAAGAATATCAGTACAAGCAGAGGCAACATTATAACGATTTCTCTTGCGTTCAGATCCTTGAGTACCTGATTTTTCGGATTATTGAGTTCTCCGAACATTACACGCTGGAACATCCATAACATATAGACAGCAGAGAGGATGACGCCGCTTGATGCGATTATTGAATACCATCTGATGCTGCTTTCAAAAGAGCCGATCAAGACGAGGAACTCACCGACAAAGCCGTTTGTTCCAGGCAAACCGATGGAAGAAAGGGTAACAATCATGAAGATAGTTGCAAATACGGGCATCTGCTTGGAAAGGCCGCCGAAATCGGTAATAAGCCGCGTGTGACGACGTTCATAAATGAAGCCGACGATAAGGAACAGTGCCCCGGTTGAAACACCATGATTAAGCATCTGCAACATGCCACCGGCAATCCCTTGCTGGTTAAGGGCAAAAACACCAAGCATGACAAAACCAAGATGCGCTACTGATGAGTACGCAACCAACTTCTTCACATCTTCCTGGACCATGGCAACCAGTGCAGCGTAAATAATGCCGATTACAGAAAGAGTAGCAATAAGTGGCGTAAACTGCGCCGTTGCAATCGGGAAAAGCGGGATGGCAAAACGGACAAAGCCGTAGGTACCCATCTTCAGGAGCACTGCTGCAAGTATTACAGAACCGGCTGTAGGTGCTTCGGTGTGGGCATCCGGCAACCATGTGTGTAAGGGGAACATGGGAACCTTAATTGCGAAGGCCAGGGCAAATGCAAGGAACATCCATGTCTGAGTAGCTGGGTCAAGTGACAACTGATAGAATTTCAACAGATTAAAATCGCCCCCCCCTGCTTTGAAATAGAGGGTAATGAGCGCAACAAGCATGAGGAGTGAGCCAACCATGGTGTAGATAAAAAACTTAACCGCTGCATAAATCTTATTCTTGCCACCCCAGATACCGATGATGAAATACATCGGAATAAGCATTACTTCCCAGAAAATGTAGAAAAGGAACAGGTCGAGAGAAATAAACGCACCGAGCATGCCGACTTCGAGCAGAAGCAGGCAGATCATGTATTCCTTCACCTTTTCTTCAACCGCTGTCCAGGTCGAAAGTATGGCGATAGGCATGATGAAGGTTGTCAGGATTACAAGCCAGAGGCTTATCCCATCGATGCCGATATGGTAGTTCATCTGAAACGGGCCTGCTGCGATCCAGGGTATCATTTCGACAAACTGAAACTCGGCATTATTCTGAAATCCCGTAACCAGAGGTAGCGACACTATAAATGCTATCAGAGAAATTCCAAGGGCAATTCCCCTCGAGACCGCGTGGCTGTTCTTATTTACAAAGAATAGGAGAAATACCCCTAACAGCGGCAGGAAAGTTATTATGCTCAGTAACGCAGGCATCTGGTTCATTTACTCTGCTCCTTTTACTTCTGACAAAAATTATCTAATTCCTAGCGAAAAATGTAATAACCGACAATCACAACCATGCCCAGAGCCATCGAAAAGGCATAGTTATGGACATAACCCGATTGAATGTTTCTCAGTACTGCACTGAAACCGATTACTGTCTTGGCTACACCGTTGACTATGCCGTCAACCACGAGCACATCAAAACCCTTCCAGAGAAATCTGCCGATTGCTTTGCAGGGATTGACAAAGAGGAAGTCGTAGAGTTCGTCGATATACCACTTATTGTAGACAGCCTTATGCAGACCCGGGAATGCAGCGGTAAACTTTGCCGGTATTGATGGTGAAACTATATAGAGTGCATAAGCTATGCTGATGCCAATTACTGCGATGATTACAGAAGTACCCATCAAACCCCACTCAAGGGAGGCGCTGTGATGCGCAGCAGCATGACCGTGCTCCTTGGCGAACTCTTCGGAGATCCTGAAAACCGGCTCAAGATAGTGTTCAAAGTAATTGGGTATCCCGCCGAACATTTCACCGATCAACTTAGGTATGCCAACGTAGCCGCCTACAACGGCCAGGGTACCCAGAACCATGAGCGGCAAGGTGATGACAAACGGCGATTCGTGGAGATGGTCTTTAGCCTTTGGATTAATGCGGCATTCGCCAAAGAACGTCATGAACACAAGACGGAACATATAGAACGCTGTGAAACCGGCTGCAACGGCGCCTGTTCCCCAGAGTATATAGTTGAGGTTACCATGGTACGGATTGGCAAACGCTTGCCAGAGGATCTCGTCCTTTGAAAAGAATCCGGAGAAGCCGGGGATACCTGCTATGGCTATGGTAGATACCAGAAAAGTCAGGAAGGTGATCGGCATCTTGGATTTCAATCCACCCATGTTGCGCATATCCTGGGCATCATCGTGGGAATGTGCGTGGTGCAATGCATGGTGCATGGAGTGAATAACCGATCCTGAACCAAGAAACAGACATGCCTTGAAGAATGCGTGGGTCATCAGGTGGAATACGCCGGCGGCAAATGCACCGACCCCCATGGCCAAGAACATGAAACCGAGCTGGGATACCGTGGAATAGGCAAGAACTCGCTTGATGTCGTTCTGGGCTGTGCCGATGGTTGCGGCAAAGATAGCTGTTGCCGCACCGACGCAAGCAATAACAAGCATCGTCTCAGGAGCTTTGATGAATATGAAGTTCATGCGACCGATCATGTAAACACCGGCGGTAACCATTGTCGCAGCATGGATGAGCGCAGAAACAGGGGTCGGACCTTCCATCGCGTCCGGGAGCCAGGTGTAAAGCGGAATCTGAGCTGACTTGCCGGTCGCACCAAGGAAGAAGCATAATGTAATGATAGTTACAACTCCGCCAATGGGAAGCAGATGTGAAGCCTGGCCAAGCTGGACAAAATTTATCGTCCAGACATTATGGTTATGGCCGAGGTACCAGAAGAGTGTAAATAAGCCGAGAAGAAAACCAAAGTCACCGACCCTGTTCATGACGAATGCTTTTTTGCCTGCATCGCCGGCAGATTTCTTATGGAAATAATACCCGATGAGCAGATAGGAACAGAGACCGACACCTTCCCAGCCGACAAACATGAGCAACAGGTTATTGCCGAGAACCAGAAGCAGCATGGAAAATGTAAACAGGTTCAAGTAGGTGAAGTAGCGGTAGAATCCTTCTTCTCCGTGCATATAACCAATCGAATAGAGATGGATAAGGAAACCGACACCGGTAACAACCATTATCATTAAAGCTGAAAGCGGATCTATGAGAAAACCGATATCTGCTTTAAAGTTACCGGACTGAATCCAGGTAAAGAGGTTCAGTTCGAATAAACGCTCTTCACTGGGAAGCGACAGTAACTTGAACAGTATGCTGCAAGAAACCAGGAAAGAACCAAAGACCATTAACGATCCGATCCCGCCTATAATCTTCTCATTCTTTATTGATTTGCCGAATAGGCCGTTGATTACCACACCTATGAGTGGGAAAAGTGGGATCAACCATACGTATTCAAACATTCCTGACTCCTTTATCTGATAGTTTCCTTAAATTTAACGCTGTAACTACCATTTCATGAGATTGACATCTTCAACGTCAATCGACTCTCTATTTTTATAGAAGGCAATCATAAGAGCAAGGCCGACCGCTGCTTCAGCAGCTGCGACCGTCATAACGAAGAATACAAAGATCTGGCCGTCAATGTTGCCAAGATATTTGGAAAAAGCAATAAAGGTCAGGTTTACTGCGTTCAGCATCATCTCGACACACATGAAGATCACAATGGCATTTCTTCTGACAAGTACGCCGATAGTACCTATTGAGAATAATATTGCGCTGAGTATTAGATAGTTGTTTAAGGCTAACATGTCTTTACTCCTGAGTTCTTTAAATTTTTCTTTTAGTGAGAATCACGGCGCCGATGATTGCTACAAGCAGCAGCAACGATGTTATTTCAAAGGGGAGCAAGAATTCTGTGTACAAAGCCTTACCTATGAGTTCGACATGACCAACCCGTTCAACCAATGCGGTATCCATGACGCCCTTGTTGCCGGTCAGTGAGCTTCTGAACAGGAAATAACATGTCTGGAACAGAACCAAAAGACCGATTATGCTGCCTGCCAGTATCGCATGTGTGGTTTTTCTGCCGGTTTCAGTTCTTATGTTGAGCAGCATGATTACAAAAACAATCAGAACCATAATCGCGCCGGCATAGACAATCACCTGTATGGCTGCCATAAATGGGGCATCCAGCATAACGTAAAAGGTCGCAAGGCAAAAGAAGGTCATGACCAGCGAAAGGGCACTGTTGATCGGATTTTTGCAGGTTATAACCAGAATGCTGGATATGACAGCCACCGCTGCCACGATGATGAAGAATAACGATTCTAGCATTGACTGCTCCTTTATTTCTTTTCTAAAAGTCTTTCCTTGGTAAAGATGAAATCCTGTCGTTTATAACTGGCAAGCTCAAACGTGTCCGTCATTCGTATGGCATCTACGGGACATGCTTCTACACAGTAGCCGCAAAAGATGCAACGCAGCATATCTATCTCATATTTTGCGGCGAACTTGTCATGGTTCTCATCCTCACCCGCCTCAACCGTAATGCATTTAGCAGGGCAGACTGTCGGACAGAGATAGCAGGCAACACATTTCGCCCGGTCATGTGAAACATTGAGCGCGTGGAGACCCCTGAAACCCGGTTCTATTTTAGGTCTCTCGTCAGGATACTGAAGAGTGACCGGTTTCTGAAAAAGATGTTTTAATGTGATCTGTAAACCTTTAAGCAACGGCATTATCATGGTGATACCTCGCCTGTAAATTAAATATTATTTAAAAAGCGTAACGACTATTCCCGTAACCACGACATTCAAAAGCGTCAGTGGCAGGAATACTTTCCAGCCAAGGCCCATCAGCTGATCATAACGATATCGGGGATATGTAGCCCTGATCCACATGCAGCAGAATATAAGGAAATACACCTTGGCAACGAAATTTATTACCGGGAAGAAAGGACCATGCCAGCCGCCAAGAAAAAGTGTGGTAGTAACGGCGCAAACCGTAATCATATTCGCATATTCAGCCATAAAGAACATGGCGTATTTCATACTTGAATACTCTGTACAAAAGCCTGATACAAGTTCAGTCTCAGCCTCTGGGAGGTCGAATGGTGTGCGGTTTATTTCTGCCAGAGAGCAGATAAAGAAGATTATGAATGCCAGCGGCTGCTTGAAGGCGTACCAATTTGTTATGAAGCCAGCCTGGTCGGCGACGATCTTATGTAGCGAGAGAGATTCTGACAGCATAAAAACGGCGACTATGGCAAGCCCTGCTGCCAACTCATATGAGACCATCTGCGCGGAGGCGCGAAGCCCGCCGAGCAACGAATATTTACTGTTTGAAGACCAACCGGCCAGGACTATGCCATAGACGCCAAGTGAAGCCATACCAAGGATATAAAGAACCCCGACATTAACATCAAGCACAGCCCCGGTAGCCTGATCGTTAATTACTGCGGCAATCTGCAAGGGGATCTTGTAACCGGCAACCTCGATCGTATCGCCAAATGGAATTACCGCAAACGCAATAAAGGCGGGGACCAGCGCAACAAGTGGTGCAATAAGGAATGCAAATTTACTCGATTGCGCAGGGATGATCTCTTCTTTGAAAAAAAGCTTGATCCCATCGGCAATCGGTTGTAGCAAACCGTGCCAGCCAGTTCTCATCGGGCCGAGACGTACCTGCATGTGCCCAATTATCTTCCTCTCTGCATAGGTTGCATAAGCGACCGTCAATAGTACAAAGACAAAGGCTACGAGCACTTTGGCAATCATTGCTATGTAGTACGCAACTGGCAGTCCTAAGATTAGCGTATCCATCTGATTGTCTTCCCCTCTTTAGTGAATTTAGCTATAACTTCAGTTGTTATTTGCTTATGCTTACCCAGATTACCGGAGTGCCGTCAGTGACGGTATTTACAGACTGTTCTGCAAAATGGTAGGGAGCAAAAACAACCCCTTGCGGCATCCTGACATTAACCTTGGCCTTCAGTTTGATTTCACCTGTAGTCGACTTGATGGTAAGCATATCGTTTTCGCTTATTTTCAATTCAGCGGCATCTTGTCGACTCAGTTCTGCATAACCTTCAGGACACACGTGCATTGGTCCTTCACCGTATCGGGACATGGTTCCACAATGATAGAGAGCACTACCTGTTACCATTGCAAATTTACCCGTTTCTGCTTTCACAGGTGCTGCTGCTACCGGCACGAATTTGGCTTTCGTCGTAACAGGTATTATCTGGCCATTTTCACCCAGACCGTCGTAAGAAAGATCTTTATATCCCGGCACATTCTCCGCGATCTCAGCAAAAACCTCAGAGGCATTTGCGTATGTCGTGCCACCGAGAATTCCATTGAGGCTGCTCAGGATGTCAAGATCGCTCCGAGAAAGGCCGATTGGCTTGATTGCTTTGTTGACGCGTTGTACCGTCCTGCCGACGCTGGTAAATGTACCG
This genomic window contains:
- a CDS encoding NADH-quinone oxidoreductase subunit M, which produces MNQMPALLSIITFLPLLGVFLLFFVNKNSHAVSRGIALGISLIAFIVSLPLVTGFQNNAEFQFVEMIPWIAAGPFQMNYHIGIDGISLWLVILTTFIMPIAILSTWTAVEEKVKEYMICLLLLEVGMLGAFISLDLFLFYIFWEVMLIPMYFIIGIWGGKNKIYAAVKFFIYTMVGSLLMLVALITLYFKAGGGDFNLLKFYQLSLDPATQTWMFLAFALAFAIKVPMFPLHTWLPDAHTEAPTAGSVILAAVLLKMGTYGFVRFAIPLFPIATAQFTPLIATLSVIGIIYAALVAMVQEDVKKLVAYSSVAHLGFVMLGVFALNQQGIAGGMLQMLNHGVSTGALFLIVGFIYERRHTRLITDFGGLSKQMPVFATIFMIVTLSSIGLPGTNGFVGEFLVLIGSFESSIRWYSIIASSGVILSAVYMLWMFQRVMFGELNNPKNQVLKDLNAREIVIMLPLLVLIFFMGVYPKPFLDKMTPSIDNLIQHVKTKQVAANQPAPVVQQMQIMPQAAPQAATAAEVK
- a CDS encoding TolC family protein, whose translation is MRKIIISMAVILALPVSAYAGNANVTLREAISLALERHHLIKAAGFERTAATSEESIKKSRYLPRILMEEGVVASNAPTRVFMMKLDQGRFGASDFEISNLNHPKASNDFSTKLILEQPLFDLSIGQGVEMVKNEEKKRDLLLEGRRQEVAAKVYSAYLEIRRARAYLKATEQALIDAREHQRLAVVRSEAGAGLKSDELRARTFVSEVEQQNITANNNLLLAKMKLTRATAGNAGELLDISDGIDVMHPVMGIDDLKKLALQNRIDMKTMEKDVDKAALGVKMARSAYLPTIYADASYQLNDRDVPFGNDNDSWFVGATLRWELFDGMRRRNEVKKNVALEKAAAEYVDDYRQEVDLQVMESFLRYQEALKKLEVARNSSVDADESVRLLEKRFQNSLATMSELLDAQTALNRARANVIDTENQLALSAADIYLAAGTFLQEVMK
- a CDS encoding NADH-quinone oxidoreductase subunit N → METIAMPAINFTAVMPETILSVFAMVLLLVNVFVPGKQKAYLGYLSLIGIIVSAVSVFNGWDAPQAIREGFNGSVIQDNFALFFKAIFLLSAALTILISDQYMEREECNHGELYPLILLATAGMMLMASGTDLMTIFLGLEVLSVSLYVLAGFNRNNIKSNEAGLKYFLLGAFSTGFLLYGMALTYGSTGTTKIANIAAYVAQNGSVTANPMFLVGMLLIAIGFSFKIAAAPFHMWTPDVYEGAPTPMTAFMSAGPKAAGFAAFIRVLVFAFPTLKADWTDLLWILAVLTMTVGNIIALSQDNIKRMLAYSSIAHAGYALVGFTAGNAEGAAGILFYMLSYAFMNIGAFAIIILIGKKGEANNNVSDYAGLGFRRPVLALIMAIFLFSLAGIPPMVGFVGKFYLFSAAIKSGYIGLAIIGVLNSAASVYYYLRVMVFMYMKDPVEEFDWVKVTPAIALCLFISVAGVMIPGVIPGYLLQLAQKAVLF
- the nuoK gene encoding NADH-quinone oxidoreductase subunit NuoK, with product MLALNNYLILSAILFSIGTIGVLVRRNAIVIFMCVEMMLNAVNLTFIAFSKYLGNIDGQIFVFFVMTVAAAEAAVGLALMIAFYKNRESIDVEDVNLMKW
- the nuoL gene encoding NADH-quinone oxidoreductase subunit L — translated: MFEYVWLIPLFPLIGVVINGLFGKSIKNEKIIGGIGSLMVFGSFLVSCSILFKLLSLPSEERLFELNLFTWIQSGNFKADIGFLIDPLSALMIMVVTGVGFLIHLYSIGYMHGEEGFYRYFTYLNLFTFSMLLLVLGNNLLLMFVGWEGVGLCSYLLIGYYFHKKSAGDAGKKAFVMNRVGDFGFLLGLFTLFWYLGHNHNVWTINFVQLGQASHLLPIGGVVTIITLCFFLGATGKSAQIPLYTWLPDAMEGPTPVSALIHAATMVTAGVYMIGRMNFIFIKAPETMLVIACVGAATAIFAATIGTAQNDIKRVLAYSTVSQLGFMFLAMGVGAFAAGVFHLMTHAFFKACLFLGSGSVIHSMHHALHHAHSHDDAQDMRNMGGLKSKMPITFLTFLVSTIAIAGIPGFSGFFSKDEILWQAFANPYHGNLNYILWGTGAVAAGFTAFYMFRLVFMTFFGECRINPKAKDHLHESPFVITLPLMVLGTLAVVGGYVGIPKLIGEMFGGIPNYFEHYLEPVFRISEEFAKEHGHAAAHHSASLEWGLMGTSVIIAVIGISIAYALYIVSPSIPAKFTAAFPGLHKAVYNKWYIDELYDFLFVNPCKAIGRFLWKGFDVLVVDGIVNGVAKTVIGFSAVLRNIQSGYVHNYAFSMALGMVVIVGYYIFR
- the nuoI gene encoding NADH-quinone oxidoreductase subunit NuoI; the protein is MIMPLLKGLQITLKHLFQKPVTLQYPDERPKIEPGFRGLHALNVSHDRAKCVACYLCPTVCPAKCITVEAGEDENHDKFAAKYEIDMLRCIFCGYCVEACPVDAIRMTDTFELASYKRQDFIFTKERLLEKK
- the nuoH gene encoding NADH-quinone oxidoreductase subunit NuoH, with the protein product MDTLILGLPVAYYIAMIAKVLVAFVFVLLTVAYATYAERKIIGHMQVRLGPMRTGWHGLLQPIADGIKLFFKEEIIPAQSSKFAFLIAPLVALVPAFIAFAVIPFGDTIEVAGYKIPLQIAAVINDQATGAVLDVNVGVLYILGMASLGVYGIVLAGWSSNSKYSLLGGLRASAQMVSYELAAGLAIVAVFMLSESLSLHKIVADQAGFITNWYAFKQPLAFIIFFICSLAEINRTPFDLPEAETELVSGFCTEYSSMKYAMFFMAEYANMITVCAVTTTLFLGGWHGPFFPVINFVAKVYFLIFCCMWIRATYPRYRYDQLMGLGWKVFLPLTLLNVVVTGIVVTLFK
- a CDS encoding efflux RND transporter periplasmic adaptor subunit, encoding MKRIGAVVACLMFIATLSVLPGCSEKMKEGAIPQDVPHVKGLSTEKVTESDIPELLEAVGTVKSKNTALIAARISGIVRTISAKEGDRVARGKHLITLEANESSAAAEAASAAVEEARRGIDEALARKKLADTTFDRFHKLYDEQAVTRQEFDGRQTEKELAAQGLARAEARLAQARGNAKAADAVAGYAKIAAPIAGIVTAKAVDVGMTVLPGMPLITVEEEGNYRLDVAVPETMLGRVKIGDAVRVAIEGSDAETSGRVVEVVPTVDPMSRTFIAKIDLAAKGLRSGVYGRALFATGKRKGVLIPKSAVVERGALTLVWVVDKEHRVGMRLVKTGKGVADKVEILSGLSAGELVVTAGVEKAVDGAKAE
- a CDS encoding NADH-quinone oxidoreductase subunit J; this translates as MLESLFFIIVAAVAVISSILVITCKNPINSALSLVMTFFCLATFYVMLDAPFMAAIQVIVYAGAIMVLIVFVIMLLNIRTETGRKTTHAILAGSIIGLLVLFQTCYFLFRSSLTGNKGVMDTALVERVGHVELIGKALYTEFLLPFEITSLLLLVAIIGAVILTKRKI